A window from Nycticebus coucang isolate mNycCou1 chromosome X, mNycCou1.pri, whole genome shotgun sequence encodes these proteins:
- the ARHGAP4 gene encoding rho GTPase-activating protein 4 isoform X3, whose amino-acid sequence MATHGKLRRERGLQAEYETQVKEMRWQLSEQLRCLELQGELRRELLQELAEFMRRRAEVELEYSRGLDKLAERFSGRGGRLGGSSREHQSFRKEPSLLSPLHCWAVLLQQTRQQSRESGALSEALAGPLAQRLSHIAEDVGRIVRKTKDLEQQLQDELMEVVSELQTAKKTYQVYHTESMNAEAKLREAERQEEKRAGRSTPATVATTPTAEAGSLRKSSLKKGGRLVEKRQAKFLEHKLKCTKARNEYLLSLASVNAAVSNYYLHDVLDLMDCCDTGFHLALGQVLQSYAVAESRTQASQRQGLCSLEEALEALDPPGDKAKVLEVHATAFCPPLRFDYQPHEGDEVAEIQVEMELRDEILPRAQNIQSRLDQQTIETEEVNKTLKATLQALLEVVALEDGDVLDSFQTSPSTESLKSTSSDPGSRQAGRRRGQQQETETFYLTKLQEFLSGRSILAKLQAKHQKLQEAIQRGDKEEQEISWTQYSQRKFQKSHHPRPSSQYNQRLFGGDMEKFIQSSGQPVPLVVESCIRFINLHGLQHEGIFRVSGAQPRVSEIRDAFERGEDPLVEGCSTHDLDSVAGVLKLYFRSLEPPLFPSDLFGELVAASELEAMAERVEHVSRLLAHLPPSVLVVLRYLFAFLSHLAQYSDENMMDPYNLAVCFGPTLLPVPAGQDPVALQSRVNQLVQTLIMQPAQVFPAVTTLPGPVYEKCMAPPNTNCLGYTLGAAWGDPVEGRAPYLPCSAPNLRDAQLEGLAGEHEPELEAEATTQEDDLEGVVEAVACFAYTGRTAQELTFQRGDVLRLHQRASSDWWRGEHAGARGLIPHKYIMLPAGAEKQVAGPGPQAAGELGSSPEGLLALESTYRPEVCTLPEVVGPSGHRRRCLVTSSPEQHMEVDKAVAQNMDSVFQELLGKTAIRQGLGPASATSPSPGSRGRLGRNKGFSHSPGAPASPSASNAQGPDSTLKPH is encoded by the exons ATGGCCACGCACGGAAAGCTGCGGCGGGAGCGGGGGCTGCAGGCTGAGTATGAGACCCAAGTCAAAG agaTGCGCTGGCAGCTGAGTGAGCAGCTGCGCTGCCTGGAGCTGCAGGGTGAGCTGCGGCGGGAGCTGCTGCAGGAGCTGGCTGAGTTCATGCGGCGGCGCGCTGAGGTGGAGCTGGAGTACTCCCGTGGCCTGGACAAGCTAGCCGAGCGTTTCTCTGGCCGTGGAGGCCGCCTAGGGGGCAGCAGCCGGGAGCACCAAAGCTTCCG GAAGGAGCCTTCCCTCCTGTCGCCCTTGCATTGCTGGGCTGTGTTGCTGCAGCAGACGCGGCAGCAGAGCCGGGAGAGTGGCGCCCTCAGTGAGGCACTGGCTGGCCCCCTGGCCCAGCGATTGAGTCACATCGCAGAGGACGTGGGGCGCATTGTGAGAAAG ACTAAGGATCtggagcagcagctgcaggaTGAACTCATGGAGGTGGTCTCAGAGCTCCAGACG GCCAAGAAGACGTACCAGGTGTACCATACAGAAAGCATGAATGCCGAGGCCAAGCTCCGTGAAGCTGAGCGACAGGAGGAGAAGAGGGCTGGCCGGAGTACCCCTGCCACTGTTGCCACCACTCCTACAGCTGAGGCAGGGTCCCTCCGCAAGAGCTCCCTCAAAAAAGGAGGGCGACTGGTGGAGAAG CGTCAGGCCAAGTTCTTGGAGCACAAACTCAAGTGCACAAAAGCACGCAACGAGTACCTGCTCAGCCTGGCCAGTGTCAATGCCGCCGTCAGCAACTACTACTTGCATGACGTTTTGGACCTGATGGAC TGCTGTGACACAGGGTTCCACCTGGCTCTGGGGCAGGTGCTTCAGAGCTACGCAGTTGCTGAGAGCCGTACCCAAGCCTCCCAGAGGCAGGGCCTATGCAGCTTGGAGGAAGCTCTGGAGGCCCTGGATCCCCCAGGGGACAAAGCCAAGGTGCTCGAGGTGCATGCTACTGCCTTCTGTCCTCCACTGCGTTTTGACTACCAGCCCCATGAGGGGGATGAG GTGGCTGAGATCCAGGTTGAGATGGAGCTGCGGGATGAGATTCTGCCTAGAGCCCAGAACATCCAGAGCCGCCTGGACCAACAGACCATAGAGACAGAGGAG GTGAACAAGACGCTGAAGGCAACACTGCAGGCTCTGCTGGAGGTGGTGGCATTAGAGGATGGGGATGTGCTTGATTCCTTCCAGACCAGCCCCTCCACTGAGTCCCTCAAGTCTACAAGCTCAGACCCAGGCAGCCGGCAGGCAGGCCGTAGACGGGGCCAGCAGCAGGAGACAGAGACCTTCTATCTCACG AAGCTCCAGGAGTTCCTGAGTGGACGGAGTATCCTCGCCAAGCTGCAGGCCAAACATCAGAAGCTGCAGGAGGCTATACAGCGAG GTGACAAGGAGGAGCAGGAGATTTCTTG GACCCAGTACTCACAGAGAAAATTCCAGAAGAGCCACCACCCCCGCCCCAGCTCCCAGTATAACCAGAGACTCTTTGGGGGTGATATGGAGAAGTTTATCCAG AGCTCAGGACAGCCCGTGCCCCTGGTGGTAGAGAGCTGCATCCGCTTCATTAACCTCCATG GCCTGCAGCACGAAGGCATCTTCCGGGTGTCAGGTGCCCAGCCCCGGGTGTCAGAGATTCGAGATGCCTTTGAGAGAG GGGAGGACCCACTGGTGGAAGGCTGCAGCACCCATGACCTGGACTCGGTGGCTGGGGTGCTGAAGCTCTACTTCCGGAGCCTGGAGCCCCCGCTCTTCCCCTCGGACCTGTTCGGGGAGCTGGTAGCTGCTTCAG AGCTGGAGGCTATGGCAGAACGCGTGGAGCATGTGAGCCGCCTGCTTGCCCACCTGCCGCCATCAGTGCTGGTGGTCCTGCGCTACCTCTTCGCCTTCCTCAGCCA CCTGGCCCAGTACAGCGATGAGAACATGATGGACCCCTACAACCTGGCCGTGTGCTTTGGGCCAACACTGCTACCCGTGCCTGCTGGGCAGGACCCGGTGGCCTTGCAGAGCCGGGTGAACCAGCTGGTACAGACACTGATCATGCAGCCTGCTCAGGTGTTCCCAGCTGTCACCACGCTGCCAGGCCCTGTCTACGAGAAGTGCATGGCTCCGCCTAACACCAACTGCCTGGGGTACACTCTTGGTGCTGCCTGGGGGGATCCTGTGGAGGGAAGGGCCCCTTACCTGCCTTGCTCTGCTCCAAACCTCAGGGACGCTCAGCTGGAGGGCTTGGCGGGGGAGCATGAGCCAGAGCTGGAAGCCGAGGCCACGACCCAGGAGGATG ATCTGGAGGGGGTTGTGGAGGCTGTGGCCTGCTTTGCCTACACGGGCCGCACTGCCCAGGAGCTGACATTCCAGCGTGGGGATGTGCTGCGGCTGCACCAGCGAGCTTCTAGCGACTGGTGGCGAGGGGAGCACGCTGGGGCGCGGGGACTCATTCCTCACAAGTACATCATGCTGCCCGCAGG GGCAGAGAAACAggtggcaggcccaggcccacaggctgcaggggAGCTGGGGAGCAGTCCCGAGGGGCTTCTGGCCTTGGAGTCCACCTATCG GCCAGAGGTGTGCACCCTACCTGAGGTTGTGGGCCCCTCTGGGCACAGACGGCGCTGCTTGGTCACATCCTCCCCAGAACAACACATGGAGGTGGATAAG GCTGTGGCACAGAACATGGACTCCGTGTTTCAGGAGCTCTTGGGAAAAACCGCTATTCGCCAGGGCCTTGGGCCAGCATCTGCCACCTCCCCCAGCCCAGGGTCCCGTGGCCGCCTGGGCAGGAACAAAGGCTTCTCCCATAGCCCTGGGGCCCCAGCCTCACCCTCAGCATCAAATGCCCAGGGTCCAGACTCAACCCTCAAGCCACACTGA